From the genome of Papaver somniferum cultivar HN1 chromosome 2, ASM357369v1, whole genome shotgun sequence, one region includes:
- the LOC113352674 gene encoding uncharacterized protein LOC113352674, whose product MIVAWIFNTIEPTVRSTISYRDTAYDLWEDIKLRFSLGNGIKIYQLKSVVASCKQQPSEPILEYYGRLKKLWDDINDFDALPFCTCTGCSCGLNVTLRNRRMADQVRQFLMGLQPCHDNVRSNLLGTEPLPSIHAVYSRLIQEEEVQMHIQRRAETSVTPMAFATPSQKPSASKSGGGSKSLLKCTYCGFHGHLEDR is encoded by the coding sequence ATGATTGTTGCTTGGATTTTTAATACCATTGAGCCAACCGTTCGCTCCACAATTTCTTATCGTGACACTGCTTATGATCTTTGGGAAGATATTAAACTTCGTTTTTCACTGGGTAATGGTATAAAGATATATCAATTGAAGTCCGTTGTTGCTAGTTGTAAACAACAGCCTTCTGAGCCTATATTAGAATATTATGGACGTTTAAAGAAGCTATGGGATGACATCAATGACTTTGATGCTCTTCCTTTTTGCACTTGCACTGGTTGTAGCTGTGGACTCAATGTTACTCTCCGTAACAGACGTATGGCTGATCAGGTGCGTCAATTCCTTATGGGTCTTCAACCATGCCATGACAATGTTAGATCTAATCTCTTGGGTACAGAACCGCTGCCTTCTATACATGCTGTATACTCACGTCTTATACAAGAAGAGGAAGTTCAGATGCATATTCAACGCAGAGCTGAGACATCTGTTACCCCTATGGCGTTTGCTACACCCAGCCAAAAGCCGTCAGCTTCCAAATCAGGAGGGGGGTCGAAATCCCTATTAAAGTGCACTTACTGTGGTTTTCATGGTCATCTGGAGGACCGATGA